A window of Auraticoccus monumenti contains these coding sequences:
- a CDS encoding M15 family metallopeptidase produces the protein MSSSPTAHAPTRRPRIASLAVLVLAVTLTAVLGARTLEGSSPAAGPSSEVVPTVTGSSVDPDHEPDGGPDAGPPRSEGASGEGVGAGDGRLASAVTVDDERFPALTRLDPALLDALREAATDASGSGTTFLVTSGWRSRAYQQQLLDQAVATYGSEQEAARWVATPETSPHVSGEAVDLGPDAATAWLSEHGSRYGLCQVYANEPWHYELRPDAVEHGCPTSYPDPTHDPRMQG, from the coding sequence GTGTCCTCCTCTCCGACTGCCCACGCTCCCACCCGCCGTCCCCGAATCGCCAGCCTCGCCGTGCTGGTCCTCGCCGTGACGCTGACCGCCGTCCTCGGTGCCCGGACGCTGGAGGGCTCCTCCCCGGCGGCGGGCCCGTCCTCGGAGGTGGTCCCCACCGTGACGGGGTCCTCGGTGGACCCCGACCACGAGCCGGACGGCGGCCCCGACGCGGGGCCGCCGCGCAGCGAGGGGGCCTCCGGGGAGGGCGTCGGCGCCGGCGACGGCCGGCTGGCCAGCGCGGTGACCGTCGACGACGAGCGGTTCCCGGCCCTGACCCGGCTCGACCCGGCCCTGCTCGACGCCCTGCGCGAGGCCGCGACCGACGCCTCGGGGTCGGGGACCACGTTCCTGGTCACCAGCGGCTGGCGCTCCCGGGCCTACCAGCAGCAGCTGCTGGACCAGGCGGTGGCCACCTACGGCTCGGAGCAGGAGGCGGCGCGGTGGGTGGCCACCCCCGAGACCTCCCCGCACGTGTCCGGCGAGGCCGTGGACCTGGGGCCCGACGCGGCGACCGCGTGGCTGTCCGAGCACGGCTCCCGCTACGGGCTGTGCCAGGTGTACGCCAACGAGCCGTGGCACTACGAGCTGCGCCCCGACGCCGTCGAGCACGGGTGTCCCACCTCCTACCCGGACCCGACCCACGACCCGCGGATGCAGGGCTGA
- a CDS encoding response regulator transcription factor: MRVLVVEDEPLMAAAVRDGLRLEAIAADVAGDGRTALELLAANSYDIAVLDRDIPGPSGDEVAARIVASRTGMPILMLTAADRLDDLASGFGLGADDYLTKPFELRELVLRLRALDRRRAHHRPPVRELAGLRLDPFRREVHRDGRYVALTRKQFAVLEVLVTAEGGVVSAEELLERAWDENADPFTNAVRITVSALRKRLGPPWLITTVPGVGYRIAADAGAGADERA, translated from the coding sequence ATGCGCGTACTGGTCGTGGAGGACGAGCCCCTGATGGCGGCGGCCGTCCGCGACGGTCTGCGTCTGGAGGCGATCGCCGCGGACGTCGCCGGTGACGGCCGGACGGCGCTGGAGCTGCTGGCGGCCAACAGCTACGACATCGCCGTCCTCGACCGCGACATCCCCGGGCCCTCCGGGGACGAGGTCGCGGCCCGCATCGTCGCCTCCAGGACGGGGATGCCGATCCTGATGCTCACCGCCGCCGACCGGCTGGACGACCTGGCCTCGGGTTTCGGGCTGGGCGCCGACGACTACCTCACCAAGCCCTTCGAGCTCCGCGAGCTGGTGCTGCGGCTGCGGGCGCTGGACCGTCGGCGGGCCCACCACCGGCCGCCGGTGCGCGAGCTCGCCGGCCTGCGTCTCGACCCGTTCCGCCGCGAGGTCCACCGCGACGGCCGCTACGTCGCCCTGACCCGCAAGCAGTTCGCGGTGCTCGAGGTGCTGGTCACCGCCGAGGGCGGGGTGGTCAGCGCCGAGGAGCTGCTGGAGCGGGCCTGGGACGAGAACGCCGACCCCTTCACCAACGCCGTCCGGATCACGGTCTCGGCGCTGCGCAAGCGTCTCGGGCCGCCGTGGCTGATCACCACGGTGCCCGGGGTCGGCTATCGCATCGCGGCCGACGCCGGCGCCGGGGCGGACGAGCGTGCCTAG
- a CDS encoding sensor histidine kinase, whose protein sequence is MPREPGPSVRLRLTLSYAGFLLVTGVGLIAVVWFFLLRYVPERAVVLPGDVDGDPTRPGGPGVFIPGRADLWEAFAPKATLMLGLLLVVGLVGGWLLAGRVLAPLDRIAEATRTAGSGALSHRIRLPGRNDEFRELADAFDGMLARLEAHVAEQQRFAANASHELRTPLAITQTLLDVASRDRDRDTDALLRRLRLVNSRAIELTEALLLLSRADQRPAPDELVDLSLAAEEAAETLLPLAEARGVLLETSGDPAPTTGSAALLLQLTTNLVHNAIVHNVGAGGVVRVTTTASAGNAELTVENTGPVLGPEHVATFTEPFQRGSARVRSDHAGVGLGLAIVERITSAHGGTLDLAPRPAGGLRVTVRLPAPAPAAAPARS, encoded by the coding sequence GTGCCTAGGGAACCCGGACCGAGCGTCCGGCTCCGGCTCACCCTCAGCTACGCCGGCTTCCTCCTGGTCACCGGGGTCGGGCTGATCGCGGTGGTGTGGTTCTTCCTGCTGCGCTACGTGCCCGAGCGGGCGGTGGTGCTTCCCGGCGACGTCGACGGCGACCCGACCCGACCCGGCGGCCCTGGGGTGTTCATCCCCGGGCGCGCCGACCTGTGGGAGGCCTTCGCACCCAAGGCCACCCTGATGCTGGGACTGCTGCTGGTCGTGGGGCTGGTGGGGGGCTGGCTCCTCGCCGGCCGGGTGCTGGCCCCGCTGGACCGGATCGCCGAGGCCACCCGCACCGCCGGCAGCGGCGCGCTCTCGCACCGGATCCGGCTGCCCGGCCGCAACGACGAGTTCCGCGAGCTGGCCGACGCCTTCGACGGCATGCTGGCCCGGCTCGAGGCCCACGTCGCTGAGCAGCAGAGGTTCGCGGCCAACGCCTCGCACGAGCTCCGCACCCCGCTGGCCATCACCCAGACCCTGCTCGACGTGGCGAGCCGGGACCGCGACCGGGACACCGACGCGCTCCTCCGCCGGCTGCGGCTGGTGAACTCCCGGGCGATCGAGCTCACCGAGGCCCTGCTCCTGCTCAGCCGCGCCGACCAGCGACCAGCTCCCGACGAGCTCGTCGACCTGTCGCTGGCCGCGGAGGAGGCCGCCGAGACGCTGCTGCCGCTGGCGGAGGCGCGGGGCGTCCTCCTCGAGACCTCCGGCGACCCGGCACCCACGACGGGGTCCGCCGCGCTCCTGCTGCAGCTGACCACCAACCTCGTGCACAACGCGATCGTGCACAACGTCGGCGCGGGTGGCGTCGTCCGGGTCACCACCACGGCCTCAGCCGGGAACGCCGAGCTCACCGTGGAGAACACCGGCCCGGTGCTCGGGCCCGAGCACGTCGCCACGTTCACCGAGCCCTTCCAGCGGGGCTCGGCCCGGGTCCGCAGCGACCACGCCGGGGTCGGGCTGGGGCTGGCCATCGTGGAGCGCATCACCAGCGCCCATGGGGGCACCCTCGACCTCGCGCCCCGACCGGCAGGAGGGCTGCGGGTCACGGTCCGGCTGCCCGCCCCGGCACCCGCTGCGGCGCCAGCCAGGAGCTGA
- a CDS encoding LLM class flavin-dependent oxidoreductase, translating to MTDYGHDLLFGTFVTPTNDPVQHAVEQAVVADRAGLDLVTFQDHPYVSTFSDTWTLITWAAARTERIHLTANVTNLPLRPPAVLARSVATADLLSGGRIELGLGAGGFWDGIEAMGGTRLTPGQSITALEEAVAIIRGLWDTGQRGGLTVPGTHHSVRGARRGPAPAHHPGIWVGAYKPRILRATGRVADGWLPSAAYLGGGLGDLTEMNEHVDTGAAEAGRDPREIRRLLNVSGEFGSTSRGFLQGPPDQWVEELTDIALSHGTSAFVLASDDTATTERFAAEVVPAVREEVARERR from the coding sequence ATGACCGACTACGGGCACGACCTGCTCTTCGGCACGTTCGTCACCCCGACCAACGACCCCGTCCAGCACGCGGTCGAGCAGGCCGTGGTGGCCGACCGTGCCGGCCTGGACCTGGTCACCTTCCAGGACCACCCCTACGTGTCGACCTTCTCCGACACCTGGACCCTGATCACCTGGGCCGCGGCCCGGACCGAGCGGATCCACCTCACCGCCAACGTCACGAACCTGCCGCTGCGCCCGCCCGCGGTGCTGGCCCGCAGCGTCGCCACCGCCGACCTGCTCTCCGGCGGGCGCATCGAGCTGGGGCTCGGGGCGGGTGGGTTCTGGGACGGCATCGAGGCGATGGGGGGCACCCGGCTCACCCCCGGGCAGTCGATCACCGCCCTGGAGGAGGCGGTGGCGATCATCCGCGGTCTCTGGGACACCGGGCAGCGGGGCGGGCTCACCGTCCCGGGCACCCACCACTCCGTCCGTGGCGCGCGCCGCGGGCCGGCCCCCGCCCACCACCCGGGCATCTGGGTCGGGGCCTACAAGCCGCGCATCCTCCGGGCCACGGGTCGGGTGGCCGACGGCTGGCTGCCCTCCGCGGCCTACCTCGGCGGCGGGCTGGGGGACCTCACGGAGATGAACGAGCACGTCGACACCGGTGCGGCCGAGGCCGGCCGCGACCCGCGCGAGATCCGGCGCCTGCTCAACGTCTCCGGTGAGTTCGGCTCCACCAGCCGGGGCTTCCTGCAGGGCCCGCCGGACCAGTGGGTGGAGGAGCTGACCGACATCGCGCTCAGCCACGGCACCAGCGCCTTCGTGCTGGCCTCCGACGACACGGCCACCACGGAGAGGTTCGCCGCCGAGGTGGTCCCCGCGGTCCGCGAGGAGGTCGCCCGGGAGCGTCGTTGA
- a CDS encoding FAD-binding oxidoreductase — translation MPPEPTSPRPDRVRARRRPGIDYDGVPTSLAATAVEPGDPGYRDARSTYLRGGHPGLVLRPQTTGEVVDALAFARRHRHLPLGVRSGGHGISGRSTNDGGLVIDVGALDRIEVLDPTRRLVRIGPGARWRDVAAALQPHGWVLGSGDHGGVGVGGLATAGGIGYLGRLHGLTIDHLRAVEVVLADGSLVRADETEHPELFWAVRGAGANFGVVTAFEFVVDELTDVGWAQLAFRVDDPARFLVDFGRVVEAAPRQTTPNLILNGSGVAQVLAVVASDDPEVVLSQLQPLASIAPLIQQQVVITPYAELMTMFPAAPHRGLGEPVSRSGLVTRLTPEVADAGARLLADGGVHFFMLRSMGGAIADVDPGATAFAHRDAAFSISAMGRSAAEVDRSWDVLRPHLTGSYLSFDSSTDPDRVHQAFPPATLARLRALKAELDPTNLFRDNVNVVPAPEPARSPA, via the coding sequence ATGCCGCCTGAACCGACGTCGCCGCGGCCCGACCGCGTGCGGGCCCGGCGGCGTCCTGGCATCGACTACGACGGCGTCCCGACGTCGCTGGCCGCGACGGCCGTCGAGCCGGGGGACCCGGGCTACCGGGACGCGCGCTCGACCTACCTGCGCGGCGGGCACCCCGGTCTGGTGCTGCGTCCTCAGACGACGGGCGAGGTGGTCGACGCGCTGGCCTTCGCCCGCCGCCACCGCCACCTGCCGCTCGGGGTCCGCAGCGGTGGGCACGGCATCAGCGGCCGCTCCACCAACGACGGCGGGCTGGTGATCGACGTCGGCGCCCTGGACCGGATCGAGGTGCTGGACCCGACCCGGCGGCTGGTCCGCATCGGCCCCGGGGCCCGGTGGCGCGACGTGGCCGCGGCGCTGCAGCCCCACGGGTGGGTGCTGGGCTCCGGTGACCACGGCGGCGTCGGCGTCGGGGGTCTGGCCACCGCGGGTGGCATCGGCTACCTGGGTCGTCTGCACGGGCTGACCATCGACCACCTGCGGGCGGTCGAGGTGGTGCTCGCCGACGGCTCCCTGGTGCGGGCCGACGAGACCGAGCACCCCGAGCTGTTCTGGGCCGTCCGCGGGGCCGGTGCGAACTTCGGTGTCGTCACCGCCTTCGAGTTCGTGGTGGACGAGCTCACCGACGTGGGCTGGGCCCAGCTCGCCTTCCGGGTCGACGACCCGGCGCGGTTCCTGGTCGACTTCGGCCGGGTCGTCGAGGCGGCCCCGCGGCAGACCACGCCCAACCTGATCCTGAACGGATCGGGCGTGGCGCAGGTGCTGGCCGTGGTCGCCTCCGACGACCCCGAGGTGGTGCTGTCGCAGCTGCAACCCCTCGCCTCGATCGCCCCGCTGATCCAGCAGCAGGTCGTCATCACGCCCTACGCCGAGCTGATGACGATGTTCCCCGCCGCCCCGCACCGGGGCCTCGGTGAACCCGTCTCCCGCTCCGGGCTGGTCACCCGGCTCACCCCCGAGGTGGCCGACGCCGGCGCCCGGCTGCTGGCCGACGGCGGCGTGCACTTCTTCATGCTCCGCAGCATGGGCGGTGCCATCGCCGACGTCGACCCGGGGGCGACGGCCTTCGCCCACCGCGACGCCGCCTTCTCCATCAGCGCGATGGGGAGGAGCGCCGCCGAGGTGGACCGTTCCTGGGACGTCCTGCGTCCGCACCTGACCGGGAGCTACCTGAGCTTCGACAGCTCCACCGACCCCGACCGGGTCCACCAGGCGTTCCCGCCGGCCACCCTGGCCCGGCTGCGCGCCCTCAAGGCCGAGCTGGACCCGACCAACCTCTTCCGAGACAACGTCAACGTGGTCCCCGCACCCGAACCGGCGAGGAGTCCGGCATGA
- a CDS encoding FMN-dependent NADH-azoreductase: protein MYLLRVDASIQGDRSASSALADGVVDRFTATHPGFPVVRRHLGQDPLPADAWAAAISASFTPEDERSEHQREATATAEQLATELQQASSAVLALPLYNFGVSQHVKAWIDLAMAGAPLGARLLEGTPTVVVTTRGGAYGPGTPREGWDHNTDYLRRVLADCWGADLTVVEREFTLVGVNPALDQFTDLAADMHRDAEAHATRAGETLAARHAA, encoded by the coding sequence GTGTACCTGCTCCGTGTCGACGCCAGCATCCAGGGCGACCGCTCTGCCAGCAGCGCCCTCGCCGACGGCGTCGTCGACCGCTTCACCGCCACCCACCCCGGCTTCCCCGTCGTCCGGCGCCACCTCGGCCAGGACCCGCTCCCCGCCGACGCCTGGGCCGCCGCCATCTCGGCCAGCTTCACCCCCGAGGACGAGCGCAGCGAGCACCAGCGCGAGGCCACGGCCACCGCCGAGCAGCTCGCCACCGAGCTCCAGCAGGCCAGCAGCGCGGTGCTGGCCCTGCCGTTGTACAACTTCGGTGTGTCCCAGCACGTGAAGGCCTGGATCGACCTGGCCATGGCCGGTGCCCCGCTCGGTGCCCGGCTGCTGGAGGGGACGCCGACCGTGGTGGTCACCACCCGTGGCGGCGCCTACGGTCCCGGCACCCCGCGGGAGGGCTGGGACCACAACACCGACTACCTCCGCCGCGTGCTGGCCGACTGCTGGGGCGCCGACCTCACCGTGGTGGAGCGGGAGTTCACCCTCGTCGGGGTCAACCCCGCGCTCGACCAGTTCACCGACCTGGCTGCGGACATGCACCGTGACGCCGAGGCGCACGCGACGCGTGCGGGGGAGACCCTGGCGGCCCGCCATGCCGCCTGA
- a CDS encoding MarR family winged helix-turn-helix transcriptional regulator yields the protein MSAPVSTDCQATGTDCGATDEMDWLTPDQQREWRSLLAMLATLPSAFDAQLKRDAGLNRYEYQVLAALSEAPDRTLGLSTIAALTQGSLSRLSHAVTRLERSGWVGRRTCVDGGGRRTEAWLTEAGTAKLEEIAPGHVREARRLVVDVLTPEQLAALGEIARTITAAAAEADPERYGPLGSC from the coding sequence ATGAGCGCACCCGTCAGCACCGACTGCCAGGCCACCGGCACCGACTGCGGGGCCACCGACGAGATGGACTGGCTGACCCCGGACCAGCAGCGAGAGTGGCGCTCCCTGCTCGCGATGCTGGCCACGCTCCCCTCGGCCTTCGACGCCCAGCTCAAGCGGGACGCGGGCCTGAACCGGTACGAGTACCAGGTGCTCGCCGCCCTGTCCGAGGCCCCGGACCGCACGCTGGGGCTGAGCACCATCGCCGCGCTGACGCAGGGCTCGTTGTCCCGCCTCTCCCACGCGGTCACCCGCCTGGAGCGCTCCGGCTGGGTCGGGCGACGCACCTGCGTCGACGGTGGCGGGCGGCGCACCGAGGCGTGGCTGACCGAGGCGGGGACGGCCAAGCTGGAGGAGATCGCCCCGGGCCACGTCCGCGAGGCGCGGCGGCTGGTGGTCGACGTGCTGACGCCGGAGCAGCTGGCGGCGCTCGGGGAGATCGCGCGGACCATCACCGCGGCGGCCGCGGAGGCGGACCCGGAGCGCTACGGGCCCCTCGGGAGCTGCTGA
- a CDS encoding histidine phosphatase family protein has product MTAGRLLLLRHGQTSWNATGRFQGQADIELDDLGLAQAEQSALRLQHEGITRLWSSDLIRTRQTVAAVEAVTGLTATLDKRFREISVGSWEGLTLAEVVAEDPGYLQRENAGEDVRRSATGESLGEVAERVREALVDVTEEAEADDVVLVSTHGLASRVGMAAFLGLDLVGARQFSGIRNCHWISLARVHERWRIEAYNTGAGEGNLSGLVG; this is encoded by the coding sequence GTGACCGCTGGCCGGCTCCTGCTGCTGCGCCACGGCCAGACCAGCTGGAACGCCACCGGGCGCTTCCAGGGGCAGGCCGACATCGAGCTGGACGACCTCGGCCTGGCCCAGGCCGAGCAGTCGGCGCTGCGGCTGCAGCACGAGGGCATCACCCGGCTGTGGAGCTCCGACCTCATCCGCACCCGTCAGACCGTGGCCGCGGTCGAGGCCGTCACCGGTCTCACCGCCACCCTGGACAAGCGGTTCCGCGAGATCTCGGTCGGCTCCTGGGAGGGTCTGACGCTAGCCGAGGTGGTCGCCGAGGACCCGGGCTACCTGCAGCGCGAGAACGCCGGGGAGGACGTCCGCCGCTCCGCCACGGGGGAGTCCCTGGGCGAGGTGGCCGAGCGGGTCCGAGAGGCGCTGGTCGACGTCACCGAGGAGGCCGAGGCCGACGACGTGGTGCTGGTCTCCACCCACGGGCTGGCCTCCCGGGTCGGGATGGCGGCCTTCCTGGGGCTGGACCTGGTGGGGGCGCGCCAGTTCAGCGGCATCCGCAACTGCCACTGGATCTCCCTGGCCCGGGTGCACGAGCGGTGGCGGATCGAGGCCTACAACACCGGCGCCGGCGAGGGGAACCTGTCCGGGCTGGTCGGCTGA
- the rsfS gene encoding ribosome silencing factor: protein MAATDRAIELTTAAASAAADKLGTDIVAYDVSEQLAITDTFLIVTAANERQVGAVVDGVEERLRELGAKPARREGNREQRWVLLDYLDLVVHVQHSEERSLYALERLWGDCPRLELGVEEKR from the coding sequence ATGGCGGCAACCGACCGCGCCATCGAGCTCACCACCGCCGCCGCCTCCGCGGCGGCCGACAAGCTCGGCACCGACATCGTCGCCTACGACGTCTCCGAGCAGCTGGCCATCACCGACACCTTCCTGATCGTCACCGCCGCCAACGAGCGCCAGGTGGGCGCCGTCGTGGACGGCGTGGAGGAGAGGCTGCGCGAGCTCGGGGCCAAGCCGGCCCGCCGCGAGGGCAACCGCGAGCAGCGCTGGGTGCTGCTGGACTACCTCGACCTGGTGGTGCACGTGCAGCACAGCGAGGAGCGCAGCCTCTACGCCCTGGAGCGGCTGTGGGGCGACTGCCCCCGGCTGGAGCTGGGTGTCGAGGAGAAGCGGTGA
- the nadD gene encoding nicotinate-nucleotide adenylyltransferase: MTETGLARRPGTPRGHRYRLGVMGGTFDPIHHGHLVAASEVASRFGLDEVVFVPTGVPWQKKHRDVSTAEDRYLMTTIATASNPRFTVSRVDIERGGDTYTVDTLKDLRAERGDDVDLFFITGADALAQILTWRGADELFELAHFVGVTRPGVELHSPAVGHLPPDKITLMEVPALAISSTACRARTQEGEPIWYLVPDGIVQYIAKRGLYAHPGDPSDAS, translated from the coding sequence GTGACTGAGACGGGCCTCGCCCGCAGGCCGGGGACGCCGCGAGGTCACCGCTACCGGCTGGGCGTGATGGGCGGCACCTTCGACCCGATCCACCACGGGCACCTGGTCGCCGCCAGCGAGGTGGCCAGCCGCTTCGGGCTGGACGAGGTGGTCTTCGTCCCCACCGGCGTCCCGTGGCAGAAGAAGCACCGCGACGTGTCCACCGCCGAGGACCGCTACCTGATGACCACCATCGCCACGGCCTCGAACCCGCGGTTCACCGTCAGCCGGGTCGACATCGAGCGCGGCGGCGACACCTACACCGTCGACACGCTCAAGGACCTCCGCGCCGAGCGGGGTGACGACGTCGACCTGTTCTTCATCACCGGCGCCGACGCGCTGGCCCAGATCCTCACCTGGCGCGGTGCGGACGAGCTGTTCGAGCTGGCCCACTTCGTCGGCGTCACCCGGCCCGGGGTGGAGCTGCACTCCCCGGCGGTGGGTCACCTGCCGCCGGACAAGATCACCCTGATGGAGGTGCCGGCGCTGGCCATCTCCTCCACCGCGTGCCGGGCGCGCACCCAGGAGGGTGAGCCCATCTGGTACCTGGTGCCGGACGGCATCGTCCAGTACATCGCCAAGCGCGGGCTCTACGCCCATCCGGGCGACCCGTCCGACGCCTCCTGA
- a CDS encoding GNAT family N-acetyltransferase, which produces MADAVPGLATERLRLGGWGPAEREALVALNADPEVMRYFPSTQDRTRTEGLLDRVERSFAERGWGLWAVTPNETGACTGFVGLLAMPEGVPGAGGVEVGWRLARSGWGRGYATEAATAVLDHAFGPLGLSEVWSMTTVTNTPSQAVMGRLGMRRHASFEHPALEPDHPLRPHVVFRTTADAWRGRVRPDGKVPA; this is translated from the coding sequence GTGGCTGACGCCGTCCCCGGGCTGGCCACCGAGCGGTTGCGGCTGGGCGGCTGGGGGCCGGCGGAGCGCGAGGCCCTGGTGGCGCTCAACGCCGACCCCGAGGTGATGAGGTACTTCCCCTCCACCCAGGACCGGACCCGCACCGAGGGGCTGCTGGACCGGGTCGAGCGCTCCTTCGCCGAGCGCGGCTGGGGGCTGTGGGCCGTCACCCCGAACGAGACAGGAGCCTGCACCGGCTTCGTCGGCCTGCTGGCCATGCCCGAGGGAGTCCCCGGTGCGGGTGGGGTGGAGGTCGGCTGGCGGCTGGCCCGCTCCGGCTGGGGCCGCGGCTACGCCACCGAGGCGGCCACGGCCGTCCTCGACCACGCCTTCGGCCCCCTCGGGCTGAGCGAGGTCTGGTCCATGACCACCGTCACCAACACCCCGTCCCAGGCGGTGATGGGACGGCTGGGGATGCGGCGGCACGCCTCCTTCGAGCACCCCGCCCTGGAGCCGGACCACCCGCTGCGACCCCACGTGGTCTTCCGCACCACCGCCGACGCGTGGCGGGGTCGCGTCCGACCAGACGGTAAGGTGCCCGCATGA
- a CDS encoding glutamate-5-semialdehyde dehydrogenase, producing MSFLTQASAAKEASRSLATASRATKDAALHAMADALAGAETEVLAANARDVRAAEAAGTTAAMVDRLRLSPARVADMVQGLRDLAGLPDPVGDVVRGWTNPNGVRVRQVRVPFGVVGIIYEARPNVTADAAGICLKSGNAALLRGSSSATSSNTAVVTALRTGLERVGLTPDAVQLVLGGREVTTEMMAARGLVDVLIPRGGAGLIEAVVTGSQVPVIETGTGNCHLVVDAAADHQTALDVVVDAKVRRPSVCNSLETLLVHRDVAEEFLPKALALLAEHGVTVHGDPSVAALDPAVVPATEDDFTGEALSLDLSVAVVDDLDAALAHIRRYSSGHSETIVTDSTRAAERFTTEVDAAAVLVNTSSRFVDGGEFGFGAEIGISTQKLHARGPMGLAEMTSTKYVVVGEGQVRG from the coding sequence ATGTCGTTCCTGACCCAGGCCTCCGCCGCCAAGGAGGCCTCCCGCTCCCTCGCCACGGCCTCCCGGGCCACCAAGGACGCGGCCCTGCACGCCATGGCCGACGCCCTCGCCGGGGCCGAGACCGAGGTGCTCGCCGCCAACGCCCGGGACGTCCGGGCCGCCGAGGCCGCCGGCACCACCGCCGCGATGGTGGACCGGCTCCGGCTCAGCCCCGCCAGGGTGGCCGACATGGTGCAGGGGCTGCGCGACCTCGCCGGGCTGCCGGACCCGGTCGGGGACGTGGTCCGCGGCTGGACCAACCCCAACGGGGTCCGGGTGCGCCAGGTCCGGGTGCCCTTCGGCGTCGTCGGGATCATCTACGAGGCCCGCCCCAACGTGACCGCCGACGCAGCCGGGATCTGCCTCAAGTCCGGCAACGCCGCCCTGCTGCGCGGCTCGTCCTCGGCGACCTCCTCCAACACCGCCGTGGTCACCGCCCTGCGCACCGGGCTGGAGCGGGTCGGCCTCACCCCCGACGCCGTCCAGCTGGTGCTGGGTGGGCGCGAGGTGACCACGGAGATGATGGCCGCCCGCGGGCTGGTCGACGTGCTCATCCCGCGTGGGGGAGCGGGTCTGATCGAGGCGGTGGTGACCGGCTCCCAGGTGCCGGTGATCGAGACCGGCACCGGGAACTGCCACCTCGTGGTGGACGCCGCCGCCGACCACCAGACCGCCCTGGACGTCGTCGTCGACGCCAAGGTGCGACGCCCCTCGGTCTGCAACTCCCTGGAGACGCTGCTGGTCCACCGCGACGTCGCCGAGGAGTTCCTGCCGAAGGCGCTGGCCCTGCTGGCCGAGCACGGGGTCACCGTGCACGGGGACCCGTCCGTGGCCGCGCTCGACCCGGCCGTGGTCCCCGCCACCGAGGACGACTTCACCGGGGAGGCGCTCTCCCTGGACCTCTCGGTCGCGGTGGTGGACGACCTCGACGCCGCGCTGGCCCACATCCGCCGGTACAGCAGCGGGCACTCCGAGACCATCGTCACCGACTCCACCCGGGCCGCCGAGCGGTTCACCACCGAGGTCGACGCCGCCGCCGTGCTCGTCAACACCTCCAGCCGGTTCGTCGACGGCGGCGAGTTCGGCTTCGGGGCCGAGATCGGCATCTCCACCCAGAAGCTGCACGCCCGTGGACCGATGGGGCTGGCGGAGATGACCTCCACCAAGTACGTGGTGGTGGGGGAGGGCCAGGTCCGTGGCTGA